In Carassius gibelio isolate Cgi1373 ecotype wild population from Czech Republic chromosome A10, carGib1.2-hapl.c, whole genome shotgun sequence, the DNA window TTTTCTGTTGAGTGTGTTACACTCAACCCTATCCTGTGttgaaaaagtatataaaatggAGGGTGAGATTGTTAGTTCCCTGGGTTCTAGGTCAAGTTGTCACTGTCTTTGTTGACTAGCTCAGTTTGCTCAGTAGTTTTTCCTCGATCAGTCTGAACTGCACGCTGACGGACATCTCTGCGATGAACCGCTCACAACCCTCTTTGGTCACCTGTTTGCAGTACCGCAGGTCGATATGACAAATGTTTCCGCAGCGCTTGAAGTAGGTCAACGACAGGTCTGTAACTCTGTTACAAACTGTGGAGGAAAGGAATAGGGATTTAGGGACGATTTAGGGCAGTGGCCTTGTATCATCCTTTCCCAAGATGCAAGCATAAAACGGCAAGACAGCAAACTTATCAGATTAAGATAAGCCTATATATAGGCTTCAGACACACAATGTATGCATACTTGTTTTCCAGCCCACTCCACAGTACCTTAGCTTATCTAACCTGTTATGTGAGGGGTTTAGTATTACCTGCATACCTGAAAGGTTGATGTGAGTAAGGGAATCTCTGGTCGTGGTGCCGGCTGCCGTGAGGATGTTGACACTCTGGTCGGTGATGTGGTTACAGTAACTAAGGTCCAACTGGGACAGTGAAGGCATGTGTTTTATGATCAGCTTCAGGGACGTATCCGTGATGTCCAGACCAGCTAGACAGAGATTCTCCACATTCCTCAGTTTACTTCTACTGTCCAACTGACCTGAGAGACCGCAATATGCATATTTTACAGACAGTTTTTAAACAATATGACAGAAATGTGCCTGTACCATTTCTTGTGTACACATGGAGGCGCTATGAATTGGCAAAACAAGAAGATAAAGAAATTCTAAATGGGTCAAAAGTACATAATGGACATAAACCGCAAAAAAAATGCTATCATTCTGTACCTGGTCTGTTGTCTGTCGGCGGGGAGAGTAGGTCTCTTATCTGGTTGTCCTTGAGTCCCTCTACCCACTGCATATCTAAAGTTCTTAGCAGAGGACAACTGGATGTGCATAAAGCAGATACAGCTGCCCACGAACAGTCTGCCAGCAACAGAATCCTCAGACCTGCCACGAAACCAACACAAAGGAGTCATGCAAGTATTGGACACGAGTGGAGTTTGCATACATCAGGGGAGCCCAATCCAGTTGGAGATCTACTGAGAGTTCAGTTTCAATGCTGCTCCAAAACATCTGCTTGTAATAATCAAGAGTTCCTAAGGATATtaattagctggatcaggtgtacTTGATCAGGGTCATAGCTAAACTTAGTAGGAATATAGATCTCTGGAAACAAGACTAGAGAGTCAAGTACATAAAAGCTACACCATTTGGAGATACACAGGTCCAAACAGCTTTAAAGGAATCCAGCTATACAGTGAACCTGAGAAGCATTGAAACAAAACGGTTTCCACCATTACACAAATTAGCTGCTAGGTAAAAGTGTAATTGTACCAGGTAATCTGTTGATTAGCCAGCTGAGCTGCTTCTTAGAGATGTTGGTCCAACTCAGGTCCAGGGAGACCGGCTGTCTGCGGATAATGCCGCTCAGCATGAGTGGAGTGATTGACTTGCACCGGTTCAGATCGATCTTAGTCCAAAGTCTTTTATCACAGCACCTGAGAACAGTGGACAGAAGGCGTGCGTCTTACAAACTTGAGTTTGCATGTTTAGAATATACATAACATGGAGGATCCAACCCTCAAGGATCTAAGTCACAACTGAAAGTAAAAACACAATCCAGTGTTCTCAATAGTCGGGACAAAGGTTAAAGATATGGTTAAGTCTGTGAGCAAGGTAGTAAACCAATAAAAGCACCAATGGAGGAAAAGGATGCTCATGTAGTACTGCAGTATAAGGTACGTTATGTAGTGCAAACGCAACAACATATTATGATGCTTTCTTTCCTAGTTTCTGGAAGACGTACCATCTGTTCCAGGTCTTGCAGACCCGCATGCAGACACAAAGGTCTTGGTGTGTGAGGTGACTGAACACTGCCATCCACACCTCTCTCCGCATGACGTGATTCTTCCCATCATCTAGGGGCAGACCATCCGGAGGGGGGCTGATCGGAGGGGGGCGAATAACATGACGCTCCATCTGAACACATTTCGGTGGAGAGCGGCAAGGTGTTGGCCGAATGACAGGGGTAGGTGTAGTCCTGATCCAACTAACCGGGAGCTGCTCTCGCAAGGATCCATTTAGTTCCCGCTTAGGCCCCAGCCAGTCTCTCAGATGGCTGCTTCCATTCTTTAGTGGTTTTCTGTCCTCTCCATCACTATCTGGTTCGGTCTTCACCACTCTGCCATTTTGATGTGCTAGACGATCCTCTGTATTCTGGATCTCCTGGTTGAGTTGTTTGCTTAGTACTTTGCTCAGTTCTTTGTTGGGCATGCGAGGCTTACGTTTGATTTTTCGCTGGTTCCTCAACTGTGCATCAACACCTGAGTCACTGCTGGGCCCTGCCTTGGTAAAACTGCCCTGTGATTGGTCACCTTTCCATGCAGCGGAGGTCTTGTGTTCAAGCTTCCCATTCTCCTCTGGGCTACTCTTCTCCTTCGTTGTCTCcttttcttcttcctctcctTCATCATCTCCATCCTCCTCTTCTGAGGGCACAAAACCGAAGGCTCTCCTCTCCATTTCTTGTCTGTTATCCTCATCATACTCCTCATCATCGTCTCTTTCTGTCTTGATCTGTCCCAGGACATTAGAGGTTGAGAGATCTTCAAGCTTTGAGCTCTTCTTCTGTGGATTTAAAAGAGGGTCAAAATACATGCTTTGCCAAAAATAGTATTTCATCTATTATTTGCTTTAACTTATTCAAGTTCTTGCTACCTTTTTCTTAACATTGAAATCGGAGTCCTTTTCAAAGAGTTTTCTCTTCTTGCGGAGTGGGTTGCCCTCCAATTTGGGAGAACGTTTCTTAAATGCATCTTCTGACTTGCAGGAAGGATTGTCCTCTCGGTCTGTCGTCTTCTTCATGATAGGTGAAACAGTAGAGGTGTAGGACTCTGCAGACATGTTTGATTCCAGCTCTTCCTTTACGTCCCGGTTCATTCGCTGCTCTTTGAGCATAGAGCCAGGGAGATTGGACGCGTACTTAAACCCTGGGCCTCTTTTTTGCTTTGTGACCAAAAGGTGTGAAAGACGAGAAAAGTTTATATGTACTGCGTATTATTTCAGAAATGTAATATCTTGTTATCTTAAGAGTTAACATTGTCatcaacattttcattatttagcttttttcttCGCTTTAAGCAAGTTAGGTAGGACAGTGATGCTTACTTTCCCTGTCTTTCCAGAATGACTGCATTTTGGACACTCCCAGCAATTTGGCAACTCATCATTTACAACACCGCCAGAATCCTTCTCCTGAGCAACAGAACAGAATAAGTTTCTACTCAACAGACCAGTAGACAGACAACATTGTATGTCAAAAATAagactaaatgttaaaaaatgttgaCTCCATTATGGCTCAGATATCACAGTTTCCAATTGTTTGGTGGCCTAATTAGAAAAACAACCTTCAAGCATGCTGGATGGAGGATCTCGTTGCAGATAGAGCACTCCATAAGCATCATGTTAAACTTGTCCTCCTCATTCTCTACAGTGTCTTCTTTCCCAGCCTCTCCGCACATCAGACACACAGCAGTATGAGGTAGAACAGGCTGCAAAACACAGAAAGTGTGGCAGTTAGTTCCTCCAGACTTTTCATCAGCAGATCAAGGGTCATATCTGATGCTGAGTACC includes these proteins:
- the LOC128020702 gene encoding lysine-specific demethylase 2B isoform X1, translated to MEACAESGRKLRSTCRRMYDENEDLSDVEEITNIRGFSVEDKLESNSYNSEFVQYMEGGDFTYEYVQREALRTPLIFKAKDGLGIRMPDPEFTLSEIKGLVGSRRAVDVMDVSTQKGSEMSMAQFVRYFEMPEDERDKLFNVISLEFSHTKLENLIKRPAVVDLVDWVDNMWPRHLKQKQTEATNVMSEMKYPKVQRYCLMSVKGCFTDFHIDFGGTSVWYHVFKGRKVFWLIPPSQHNLSLYEDWVLSGKQSDIFLGDRSDSCQRVELKQGYTFFIPSGWIHAVYTPEDTLVFGGNILHSFNIPMQLTVYEIENRTKVHSKFRYPFFYEMCWYVLERYVNCLTRRSYMSLEFGVHAAEPKLVTESIVSAPRLDMEEDLCESRLERTEGTTQPSSAVPPYQTFKSLANDSEDSFKSLASECPKTPSGSPGIEHSGKWTHLTEFELSGLKALVEKLESLPETKRCVPEGIEDPQALLDDVKVVLKEHADDSPKLAITGSPIVCWPKKTGKPRPLNRTKSKMGSSPSAAPGSTAGGVKLSSSRGSSSARRRRTRCRKCEACTRKECGECHFCKDMKKFGGPGRMKQSCILRQCIAPVLPHTAVCLMCGEAGKEDTVENEEDKFNMMLMECSICNEILHPACLKEKDSGGVVNDELPNCWECPKCSHSGKTGKQKRGPGFKYASNLPGSMLKEQRMNRDVKEELESNMSAESYTSTVSPIMKKTTDREDNPSCKSEDAFKKRSPKLEGNPLRKKRKLFEKDSDFNVKKKKKSSKLEDLSTSNVLGQIKTERDDDEEYDEDNRQEMERRAFGFVPSEEEDGDDEGEEEEKETTKEKSSPEENGKLEHKTSAAWKGDQSQGSFTKAGPSSDSGVDAQLRNQRKIKRKPRMPNKELSKVLSKQLNQEIQNTEDRLAHQNGRVVKTEPDSDGEDRKPLKNGSSHLRDWLGPKRELNGSLREQLPVSWIRTTPTPVIRPTPCRSPPKCVQMERHVIRPPPISPPPDGLPLDDGKNHVMRREVWMAVFSHLTHQDLCVCMRVCKTWNRWCCDKRLWTKIDLNRCKSITPLMLSGIIRRQPVSLDLSWTNISKKQLSWLINRLPGLRILLLADCSWAAVSALCTSSCPLLRTLDMQWVEGLKDNQIRDLLSPPTDNRPGQLDSRSKLRNVENLCLAGLDITDTSLKLIIKHMPSLSQLDLSYCNHITDQSVNILTAAGTTTRDSLTHINLSVCNRVTDLSLTYFKRCGNICHIDLRYCKQVTKEGCERFIAEMSVSVQFRLIEEKLLSKLS
- the LOC128020702 gene encoding lysine-specific demethylase 2B isoform X2; translated protein: MEACAESGRKLRSTCRRMYDENEDLSDVEEITNIRGFSVEDKLESNSYNSEFVQYMEGGDFTYEYVQREALRTPLIFKAKDGLGIRMPDPEFTLSEIKGLVGSRRAVDVMDVSTQKGSEMSMAQFVRYFEMPEDERDKLFNVISLEFSHTKLENLIKRPAVVDLVDWVDNMWPRHLKQKQTEATNVMSEMKYPKVQRYCLMSVKGCFTDFHIDFGGTSVWYHVFKGRKVFWLIPPSQHNLSLYEDWVLSGKQSDIFLGDRSDSCQRVELKQGYTFFIPSGWIHAVYTPEDTLVFGGNILHSFNIPMQLTVYEIENRTKVHSKFRYPFFYEMCWYVLERYVNCLTRRSYMSLEFGVHAEPKLVTESIVSAPRLDMEEDLCESRLERTEGTTQPSSAVPPYQTFKSLANDSEDSFKSLASECPKTPSGSPGIEHSGKWTHLTEFELSGLKALVEKLESLPETKRCVPEGIEDPQALLDDVKVVLKEHADDSPKLAITGSPIVCWPKKTGKPRPLNRTKSKMGSSPSAAPGSTAGGVKLSSSRGSSSARRRRTRCRKCEACTRKECGECHFCKDMKKFGGPGRMKQSCILRQCIAPVLPHTAVCLMCGEAGKEDTVENEEDKFNMMLMECSICNEILHPACLKEKDSGGVVNDELPNCWECPKCSHSGKTGKQKRGPGFKYASNLPGSMLKEQRMNRDVKEELESNMSAESYTSTVSPIMKKTTDREDNPSCKSEDAFKKRSPKLEGNPLRKKRKLFEKDSDFNVKKKKKSSKLEDLSTSNVLGQIKTERDDDEEYDEDNRQEMERRAFGFVPSEEEDGDDEGEEEEKETTKEKSSPEENGKLEHKTSAAWKGDQSQGSFTKAGPSSDSGVDAQLRNQRKIKRKPRMPNKELSKVLSKQLNQEIQNTEDRLAHQNGRVVKTEPDSDGEDRKPLKNGSSHLRDWLGPKRELNGSLREQLPVSWIRTTPTPVIRPTPCRSPPKCVQMERHVIRPPPISPPPDGLPLDDGKNHVMRREVWMAVFSHLTHQDLCVCMRVCKTWNRWCCDKRLWTKIDLNRCKSITPLMLSGIIRRQPVSLDLSWTNISKKQLSWLINRLPGLRILLLADCSWAAVSALCTSSCPLLRTLDMQWVEGLKDNQIRDLLSPPTDNRPGQLDSRSKLRNVENLCLAGLDITDTSLKLIIKHMPSLSQLDLSYCNHITDQSVNILTAAGTTTRDSLTHINLSVCNRVTDLSLTYFKRCGNICHIDLRYCKQVTKEGCERFIAEMSVSVQFRLIEEKLLSKLS
- the LOC128020702 gene encoding lysine-specific demethylase 2B isoform X4 — encoded protein: MSVKGCFTDFHIDFGGTSVWYHVFKGRKVFWLIPPSQHNLSLYEDWVLSGKQSDIFLGDRSDSCQRVELKQGYTFFIPSGWIHAVYTPEDTLVFGGNILHSFNIPMQLTVYEIENRTKVHSKFRYPFFYEMCWYVLERYVNCLTRRSYMSLEFGVHAAEPKLVTESIVSAPRLDMEEDLCESRLERTEGTTQPSSAVPPYQTFKSLANDSEDSFKSLASECPKTPSGSPGIEHSGKWTHLTEFELSGLKALVEKLESLPETKRCVPEGIEDPQALLDDVKVVLKEHADDSPKLAITGSPIVCWPKKTGKPRPLNRTKSKMGSSPSAAPGSTAGGVKLSSSRGSSSARRRRTRCRKCEACTRKECGECHFCKDMKKFGGPGRMKQSCILRQCIAPVLPHTAVCLMCGEAGKEDTVENEEDKFNMMLMECSICNEILHPACLKEKDSGGVVNDELPNCWECPKCSHSGKTGKQKRGPGFKYASNLPGSMLKEQRMNRDVKEELESNMSAESYTSTVSPIMKKTTDREDNPSCKSEDAFKKRSPKLEGNPLRKKRKLFEKDSDFNVKKKKKSSKLEDLSTSNVLGQIKTERDDDEEYDEDNRQEMERRAFGFVPSEEEDGDDEGEEEEKETTKEKSSPEENGKLEHKTSAAWKGDQSQGSFTKAGPSSDSGVDAQLRNQRKIKRKPRMPNKELSKVLSKQLNQEIQNTEDRLAHQNGRVVKTEPDSDGEDRKPLKNGSSHLRDWLGPKRELNGSLREQLPVSWIRTTPTPVIRPTPCRSPPKCVQMERHVIRPPPISPPPDGLPLDDGKNHVMRREVWMAVFSHLTHQDLCVCMRVCKTWNRWCCDKRLWTKIDLNRCKSITPLMLSGIIRRQPVSLDLSWTNISKKQLSWLINRLPGLRILLLADCSWAAVSALCTSSCPLLRTLDMQWVEGLKDNQIRDLLSPPTDNRPGQLDSRSKLRNVENLCLAGLDITDTSLKLIIKHMPSLSQLDLSYCNHITDQSVNILTAAGTTTRDSLTHINLSVCNRVTDLSLTYFKRCGNICHIDLRYCKQVTKEGCERFIAEMSVSVQFRLIEEKLLSKLS
- the LOC128020702 gene encoding lysine-specific demethylase 2B isoform X3, with product MEACAESGRKLRSTCRRMYDENEDLSDVEEITNIRGFSVEDKLESNSYNSEFVQYMEGGDFTYEYVQREALRTPLIFKAKDGLGIRMPDPEFTLSEIKGLVGSRRAVDVMDVSTQKGSEMSMAQFVRYFEMPEDERDKLFNVISLEFSHTKLENLIKRPAVVDLVDWVDNMWPRHLKQKQTEATNVMSEMKYPKVQRYCLMSVKGCFTDFHIDFGGTSVWYHVFKGRKVFWLIPPSQHNLSLYEDWVLSGKQSDIFLGDRSDSCQRVELKQGYTFFIPSGWIHAVYTPEDTLVFGGNILHSFNIPMQLTVYEIENRTKVHSKFRYPFFYEMCWYVLERYVNCLTRRSYMSLEFGVHAAEPKLVTESIVSAPRLDMEEDLCESRLERTEGTTQPSSAVPPYQTFKSLANDSEDSFKSLASECPKTPSGSPGIEHSGKWTHLTEFELSGLKALVEKLESLPETKRCVPEGIEDPQALLDDVKVVLKEHADDSPKLAITGSPIVCWPKKTGKPRPLNRTKSKMGSSPSAAPGSTAGGVKLSSSRGSSSARRRRTRCRKCEACTRKECGECHFCKDMKKFGGPGRMKQSCILRQCIAPVLPHTAVCLMCGEAGKEDTVENEEDKFNMMLMECSICNEILHPACLKEKDSGGVVNDELPNCWECPKCSHSGKTGKQKRGPGFKYASNLPGSMLKEQRMNRDVKEELESNMSAESYTSTVSPIMKKTTDREDNPSCKSEDAFKKRSPKLEGNPLRKKRKLFEKDSDFNVKKKKKSSKLEDLSTSNVLGQIKTERDDDEEYDEDNRQEMERRAFGFVPSEEEDGDDEGEEEEKETTKEKSSPEENGKLEHKTSAAWKGDQSQGSFTKAGPSSDSGVDAQLRNQRKIKRKPRMPNKELSKVLSKQLNQEIQNTEDRLAHQNGRVVKTEPDSDGEDRKPLKNGSSHLRDWLGPKRELNGSLREQLPVSWIRTTPTPVIRPTPCRSPPKCVQMERHVIRPPPISPPPDGLPLDDGKNHVMRREVWMAVFSHLTHQDLCVCMRVCKTWNRWCCDKRLWTKIDLNRCKSITPLMLSGIIRRQPVSLDLSWTNISKKQLSWLINRLPGLRILLLADCSWAAVSALCTSSCPLLRTLDMQWVEGLKDNQIRDLLSPPTDNRPGQLDSRSKLRNVENLCLAGLDITDTSLKLIIKHMPSLSQLDLSYCNHITDQSVNILTAAGTTTRDSLTHINLSGMQFVTELQTCR